Within Hypomesus transpacificus isolate Combined female chromosome 10, fHypTra1, whole genome shotgun sequence, the genomic segment CAGGCCCATTCAATTCCAAACAGACTTTAAAACATAATAGACTGCACGGCACATTTGGAGACgtaaaagtagcctacatttcaaaAGTAAAACTAAATTACAAAAGCATGGAGGACTTTAGAAAACAATATGTTAAGCACTGATACTGAGTAAACCTGTTTAAGAGACAAAAACTGCGTACGCAGTATTTTCAAGCCTATGCTGAATTTGTGGATGAGTTGGCTATCTCAAAAAGCAGGTAACACATTTTACACCTGTGCACTTCTGAGAGATCTGCGAAAAGAAcatagttacatttagtcatttagaagacgttcttatccagagcgacttacagtaagtacagggacattcccccccgaggcaagtagggtgaagtgccttgcccaaggacacaacgtcattttggcacagcaggaaatcgatccagcaaccttctgattactagcccaactccctcaccgctcagccacctgactcccctgagTTCATATACCAACCTCCAAGCAGCAGCCAtacagccccccaacccccttttAAAAAACTATGTTAAAAGAGGCTAACTATAACATTTCACAAAGAACATGTGAGACTATATAAAAAGCATAGTTGAGCAGATGTGTATCATTGACAAAAAATTCTCATTAATTATATTTCTCTTATATATACAGCTGATAGATGTGTTCCATATTTATGATTATTTAAGTGACCATGGCAAAATCTACAATAATCATTCCCATGCAAATACAGACCACTGCGCGGAACACTCCTTTTTATTCTTCCGCCCTCTTTTGCAATAAAATGCTAGTCTATTGTGCGGAGTGATCTGATAGGGACTACACCCAGGCGCTGCCTGCTTGTATGCATTGGCTTTCTTTATTGCCCGAGACTAGACGTTTGTGAACGTCGAACTGTGGGTATAATTGGTGGCAAATAATTGACCTGTTTGCAATTTAACTATCTGTTCCTGGATAATCATAGACCGTATATTTCACAGCTTAGAGGGAGGTTAGTTGTTGATCAAGTACTCAAATATGTCTTGGCAAAGCTACGTGGATAACCTGATGGCCGATGGCAGCTGTCAGGATTGCGCCATTGTTGGTTTTACGGACGCCAAATACGTTTGGGCAGCACATGCCGGTGGTTCGTTTCTCAATATAACGGTAAGAAATTACATACAAGTTGTTTAAGATACTGTAAAGTTTTGTGTGGACCAACTACTAGTAAGAACACGAATTTGGCTGAACGGgacagctaactagctaacgaTAGCTAAATCCAATCATTACAAGCATGCTaaccaagctagctagctttagcctTTCCCGACGTGGTAGGGCAACCTAAGTCTGGTTGAGAACATAGCTCCCCACTGAAGTGATGCTAGCTGATTAGCTAGCCTAACGTGGCGTCCGATCACCTCATTGTGCATTCAAATGTTCATTCGTGGCATCTTGGAGGAACACATGCTGCCGCGTGTGTTGTCTCGCGAGTGCCAATGATAGATTGTAGTGCTAGCTGTATGGAGCTACTTCTTGAGAGTTGCATGTGCTGGTTTGAGTCATTCATTGTGCTCCTCGCTCAGACATCTGTTAGTCTACTGTAGTTAGCTTAGCTGGCTATCAAGCAAAAGGCTAGCAATGATTCCCGGCCTTGTCTTCCGCTACATGCTAAGCTAACTAGCTCCAACGTTGCCTGGGTTTACTAGCTAACCTATTACCAATGAGCTCAGTACGTGGAGTATCGTTAGCTTGCATCTCCACTCAAGCTTACGTCTAGTTATTTTTACAacatttagtcgtttagcagacgctcttatccagagcgacttacaagcTTTAGCTTATTGGAAACGAATAACTTGATGCCTCCGACCGTATTTCAGACAGACATAGCAAGCTAATAAGTGGTAGGGTATGTGGCCAGATGGCAGTTTGGCCCTAGCTAACTATTTGAAAGTTATCCAATTAATTAATAACTTGTAGGCACTGGAAACGTAGGCGTTACCATAACTCAATTTGGCAGATTCCTTCTGAAGATGGCGGCTTCCTGTCTTTGACGTTGCCTACCTCATAGCTAGCAAACAGTAAGCAATTGGGAGATTACAGCTTGGGGTTTAGGCACAACTAACTTCTAACAACACAACGCCTGCTGCTGGAGAAATAAATGCTTACTCGCAAGCTGAAGTTGTAAACCGTTGGCCTTAGTTAGTAGTTTACTTCATGGTGCCTCCAGATATGTCCTAGTTGTCTTCAGGAACTTTTGGAAATGTATTGTCATCCTCTCCTGTTTGTGCTTTCAGCCACAAGAGATTGATGTAATTGTGGGGAAGGACAGGCTGAGCTTCTTCACCAACGGTATGTCCTTGGGCCAGTCAAAGTGCTCAGTCATCAGAGACAGCATGCAGATTGATGGTGACTGGACGATGGACATCAGGACAAAGAGCACAGGAGGGCCAACATACAACATTTCTGTAGGAAAGGCTTTAAAAGGTAAGGGGTGCTCATGTTCTAATTATGAAGATCAATGTATATTATCACACAGATTTGAGAATATAACTTGCTTTGCCTCTTCCAAAGTAGTCTCAAGCATGACGGTCTGCATCGCAAATAGCAGAGTTTATGGTTGTAGCTGGTGTTCTTAAACTATTTACTGTTAAGTATTTAAGTGTTTTGATGAACATGAGTGTTCTGCAGGTGCTAATTATGAACTTTCTATTCTAATACAGGCACTGCAGTGAGTGGTAGCATGTAGAGATTAAATGGGGAAATGCCTGGCCTAAAAGACCAACTAAGCCTGTCTGCCTTTGTGGTCCTCAGCCACACGCAGTGATCACACTAGATCTTTACTTTCCTTTCTGCCTTTTCTAAACTGCTTTACTTGGGATTTGGTGATGGTCAGTGTCATACAAGTCTGTTGGTGTATAATTAAAGTAGTACGCTTGACCTTAATTGCACTTAAACTGATACAAGATAACTGTAAATTATGTTCATCTGTGTAGATCATAAGAGTCAGGGGTGAACTGTTCTTTGATAAGAGGCTGAGTCAACTTCAATGATCTTGCTCATTCGTACTTATCATCAATTGTAGGTACTTCTTCAGAAAAAGACAGACATCTTTTTGTCATTACTTATTGGCTAGTATTTAGTTAGTATTAGTATTCAAGGGTAGCAGTCAGCTGCGCATGTAGAACCACAGTTCTGTTGGTGTATACCTTGTCAAGCATGCTCACCTACTGACATCCACCCAATGAACAATCATGTGACAGCAGTgcttcccacagattagaaagcaatttgtggtggggggggtgggggcgacgacgatggggaacccacttgtctagcagattaagacatgctCGTAGGTACCTAGTGAAAAGTAACCAAAACTTTCCTAGATTTGGCTATGGTACttatgctgaaggctcgctgatatcgcatagcgtcgttgctaacgtgtgctgacgttgtaacTGTATGTGAGAGAGGCGTCAGTGACAGACGGAGCgacagcagggaaaggaaatgtagCTTAACGAGTACGCTCCTTGTTTTAGCTAgcgttaaaaaaatgttttataacgaaacgcaatatgtggcggccggtgttgattctgtggcgccacaaattagtctgtgtgagAAACACTGACAGTTAAGAACATCTCAGCCACACCTCGTTAACTCGTAATCTTTCCCTCACTTGCATTTCTTCCCTTTAACCTCTTGCTTCTCTGAACTGTCCCTTTTTCTATTTCTTCTCTTTCAGTCTTGGTTCTTGTAATGGGCAAAGAAGGTGTCCATGGAGGCGGATTGAATAAGAAGGCATACTCGATGGCAAAATACTTGAGGGATTCAGGGTTCTAGTGTCACCAAGCTTGCTTAGTTAAAATTGAGggacaaacagaaagaaatATTGCTGTTAAGATTTCTCCTGCAAGCAGTCAAAATGTCTTGGAAACTTTGATAGCAATGAAGAATGGTTGTGGTGGTAAGAGCCTGTCAACTTTGCTCTCCTCTCCAATCGGGGAGTGAAAAAAACTCTTCAATTTtgttaatttctttttttccctgtgTACTCCAGTATTGGTTATAGTCATGGGAAAGGAGGGGATCCATGGCGGACTTCTCAACAAGAAAGCTTTTACCATGGCTGAATACCTGAGGAAGTCTGGATATTAAAGcagcctccatccatccatctactaTTCACTCTCAATCACCCCATTGTATCGACACTATAACACTATGTCCAGGACTAGTTAGCAAACCAGTATACTGTGCTGTTACTCCCAAAGTCAAATTTGTAT encodes:
- the LOC124472940 gene encoding profilin-2-like isoform X2, giving the protein MSWQSYVDNLMADGSCQDCAIVGFTDAKYVWAAHAGGSFLNITPQEIDVIVGKDRLSFFTNGMSLGQSKCSVIRDSMQIDGDWTMDIRTKSTGGPTYNISVGKALKVLVLVMGKEGVHGGGLNKKAYSMAKYLRDSGF
- the LOC124472940 gene encoding profilin-2-like isoform X1, which produces MSWQSYVDNLMADGSCQDCAIVGFTDAKYVWAAHAGGSFLNITPQEIDVIVGKDRLSFFTNGMSLGQSKCSVIRDSMQIDGDWTMDIRTKSTGGPTYNISVGKALKVLVIVMGKEGIHGGLLNKKAFTMAEYLRKSGY